The Micromonospora sp. WMMD961 genome has a segment encoding these proteins:
- a CDS encoding PH domain-containing protein: protein MSKPDTVRFRHNQAILAAAIIAFIGALPLASARSYLLPVLLLPLAVAVWAWRAGTDADAEGLRVRALAGQRRIGWDQVVELVTDERGRAVARLDDGQQVTLPAVRGVDLPRLVSATGQTPAETPGQ, encoded by the coding sequence GTGAGTAAGCCCGACACGGTCCGCTTCCGGCACAACCAAGCCATCCTGGCCGCCGCGATCATCGCCTTCATCGGCGCCCTGCCGCTGGCCAGCGCCCGGTCCTACCTTCTGCCGGTGCTGCTCCTGCCGCTCGCCGTCGCGGTCTGGGCCTGGCGGGCCGGCACCGACGCCGACGCCGAAGGGCTGCGCGTGCGGGCGTTGGCCGGGCAACGCCGGATCGGCTGGGATCAGGTCGTCGAGCTGGTCACCGACGAGCGCGGGCGGGCGGTCGCCCGGCTCGACGACGGCCAGCAGGTCACCCTGCCGGCGGTACGCGGCGTGGACCTGCCCCGGCTGGTGTCGGCCACCGGCCAGACGCCGGCCGAGACGCCCGGTCAGTAA